From Anopheles coluzzii chromosome 3, AcolN3, whole genome shotgun sequence, the proteins below share one genomic window:
- the LOC120959112 gene encoding feline leukemia virus subgroup C receptor-related protein 2-like, producing MDCEMDVKHTLDESSFLVHSFTKSNKSACSLNRKKSLSVPIIPSQNENFLCVPKAIHSGMRQKLPEMGVELPFDDIAIHTEFKHTTAYQTITKSVSQSTLPIPENYSFTSVQIQIYKRRWFLLVLTILNIAVSYVQWIQYSIVANIMAKYYNISSAWIDWTSMIFMVIYIIAVFPVSYVMDVRNMRQSAVIGTVGTALGAWIKVFSTDPSQFQIVIIGQIISAVAQVFLLSIPSRLSATWFSPEEASSVCAFGVFGAQLGIAIGFFLTPMVIVNHEELSAISIDLQVFLMGVAGISTMIACMVIAVFKSEPPFAPSHVQALQRTMKPRRKDYWPSVARLLKDENYLILVIAYGINVGLFNAFSTLLNQIVLNYFPDSATDAGRIGLALIVLGLIGSMVFGYLLDTSHKYKATAVWVCRLSAVTLVIFALALESRSKKLLAVASVFLGFFMTGFQPIGYEFAAELTFPEPDGPVMGILNISTQIFGIVITLMISGIQKILGDLVGNIVFAAFLLLDGNIIALIRSDLRRYNTHLEIESEAAREFAEDASVRYGDISIYEDSPLKLKIDGCS from the exons ATGGACTGTGAAATGGATGTGAAACATACTCTCGACGAATCTAGCTTCTTAGTGCACTCATTCactaaatcaaacaaaagtgCATGTTCATTGAATCGAAAAAAGTCGCTCTCGGTCCCCATCATTCCATCacagaatgaaaattttttgtgtgttccaAAAGCGATTCATAGTGGGATGAGGCAAAAACTGCCCGAGATGGGAGTGGAATTGCCTTTCGATGACATTGCTATTCATACGGAATTTAAACATACAACAGCTTATCAAACAATAACTAAAAGTGTTTCACAATCTACACTGCCCATTCCTGAAAATTATAGTTTTACTTCAGTGCAAATTCAAATCTACAAGCGACGGTGGTTTTTGCTAGTTTTGACCATTCTTAATATAGCTGTATCATATGTGCAATGGATACAATACAGTATAGTGGCCAATATAATGGCAAAGTATTATAACATTTCATCAGCATGGATCGACTGGACATCTATGATTTTTATGGTGATTTATATTATTGCTGTGTTTCCTGTATCATACGTCATGGACGTAAGAAACATGCGACAGTCCGCAGTTATTGGTACAGTTGGAACAGCGCTTGGGGCATGGATAAAAGTGTTTTCAACAGACCCGTCTCAGTTTCAAATAGTTATTATTGGTCAAATTATTTCAGCAGTTGCGCAAGTATTTTTACTCAGCATTCCTTCGCGTTTATCTGCTACATGGTTTTCTCCTGAGGAAGCTTCTTCAGTATGTGCGTTCGGAGTTTTTGGAGCTCAATTAGGAATTGCCATTGGATTTTTTCTCACACCTATGGTTATTGTAAATCATGAAGAGCTTAGTGCAATTAGTATTGATCTTCAAGTTTTTCTTATGGGAGTAGCTGGAATCTCCACTATGATAGCATGTATGGTAATAGCTGTATTTAAATCGGAACCACCATTTGCACCGAGCCATGTGCAGGCTTTACAAAGAACAATGAAACCAAGACGCAAAGACTACTGGCCATCTGTAGCACGACTATTAAAAGATGAAAACTATCTAATTTTGGTAATCGCGTATGGCATTAACGTAGGCTTATTCAATGCGTTCTCGACATTGCTCAATCAAATCGTGCTAAATTATTTTCCTGATAGTGCAACCGATGCTGGAAGAATAGGTTTAGCATTAATTGTATTAGGACTGATCGGCTCGATGGTTTTTGGTTATTTACTTGACACGAGCCACAAGTATAAAGCAACTGCTGTATGG GTCTGTCGGCTCTCAGCAGTCACTTTAGTCATATTTGCACTGGCTTTGGAAAGTCGATCCAAAAAATTGTTGGCAGTAGCCTCCGTGTTTCTTGG TTTTTTCATGACAGGGTTTCAACCAATAGGATATGAGTTTGCGGCTGAGCTCACATTTCCCGAACCTGATGGGCCAGTAATgggtattttaaatatttctacGCAGATTTTTGGTATAGTTATAACATTGATGATATCAGGAATTCAAAAAATACTCGGAGATCTTGTAGGAAACATA GTTTTCGCAGCATTTCTCTTACTAGACGGAAACATCATCGCTCTGATTCGATCAGATTTACGACGTTATAATACTCATTTGGAAATAGAAAGCGAGGCTGCGAGGGAATTCGCTGAGGATGCTAGTGTACGCTACGGTGATATCTCAATCTATGAAGATTCTCCCTTAAAACTGAAAATAGATGGCTGCAGTTGA